The sequence ACGTGATGATCTCGGTTCTGATCCTCCAGTGCCGCCGGCCGGTCGCCGCGCGGATCCGCGCAGCCGGCGCGGACCGCCCGACCTTCGCGGTGGCCGGCAACGCGCTCGCGGACGCATGGGCGCCCGTCTCGGTATTCATCGTGATGGCGCTGTGGTTCGTGTGGGCGCTCGACGTCCACAATGGCTACCGCGTGCTGATCTCGCTCGGCGGCCGCTCGATCGCCGTGATGATCGCCATGCGGATGGTGTCGATCGTCGTGTTCGGTGCGCTTGCGCGGCTGTTCCAGGGCCGCGACGAAGACCGCACGCTCGTCCATCTGCACGCCTACCGCTACTACCCGCTGCTGCGCCAGATCGTGTCAGGCGCGATCGGCATCGTGACCGTCGTGCTGCTGCTGCAGATCTGGGGCGTGCCGATCTTCCGCGCGTTCGAGACCGGCACGATCGGCCACCGGCTCGCATCGGCGCTGGTGACGATCGCGATCGCGGCCATCGTCGCGCTCGTCGTCTGGGAAGCCGCGAACATCGCAATCGAACGCCGCCTGCAGCGATGGACGCACGAAGGCAATCTCGTGCGCGCGGCGCGCTTGCGAACGCTGCTGCCGATGCTGCGCTCGCTGCTGTTCGTGATGATCGCGCTCGTCGTCGTGCTGACGGGCCTCAGCGAGCTTGGCGTGAACATCGGGCCGCTCCTTGCCGGCGCCAGCATCTTCGGCGTCGCGCTCGGCTTCGGCTCGCAGAAGCTCGTGCAGGATTTCATCACCGGGATCTTCCTGCTGATGGAAAACGCGATGCAGGTGGGCGACTGGGTCACGCTCGCCGGCGTGTCGGGCACGGTCGAATACCTGTCGATCCGCACCGTGCGGCTGCGCGCGGGCGACGGGTCGCTGTACACGATCCCGTTCAGTTCGGTGACGACCGTCAACAACACGAATCGCGGGCTCGGCAACGCAGCCGTCAAGGTCAGCATCGCTTACGGCGAGGACCTCGATCGCGCGATCTCGACGCTGAAGGAAATCGGCGCCGCGTTGCGCGACGATCCGAAGTATCACGACGGCATCCTGTCGGACTTCAGCTACTGGGGCGTCGACCAGGTCGACGGCGCGGCGCTCGCGCTGGCGGGGCAAATACAGTGCACGGACTCGACGCGCTGGAGCGTGCAGCGTGAATTCAACCGGCGGATCGCGGAGACGTTCCGCGAACGCGGCATCCGGATCGCCAATCCGCAGCGCAGCCTCGTCGCATACGCGAATGGATCGCGGCCTGTCGGCAACGGCGAAAGCGACAGCCAAGACAGTAACGGCAATGCCGCCGAAACGGCTGCCCGGCCGCCGTCGCCCGGCGAACCGCAGCGCAAGCCGGGCTGACCGGCCGGCGCTGACGACGCGCCGCGCTCAACGCGCAGCGGTTTTTTTCACGCGCCGAGCGCTTTTCGCTACGGGCGTCGCCTTGCGTTTCGCCCCTCGCTTCGCACCAGCTTCAGCGCCGACGTCAAACGCATCGCGTTGCACGTGCCATTGCTCGAGCAGCACGCGCGTCTGGTCGGCGATCGTCTCGATCAGCAGCACGGCACGCTCGCCGTCGAACGCGTCCCATTCGAGCAACTGCAGCGCAGAACGCTGCGCGATGTGGAACACCGTGAGCTGCCCGAACAGGCTCAGCGCGCGCAAT comes from Burkholderia pyrrocinia and encodes:
- a CDS encoding mechanosensitive ion channel family protein, producing MRHFLLGWLLAAIVSAAHAAAPAPAAASAASGTAPALTPQQAQQALDVLENPRDRAQVETTLRAIAAVGALSAPAIAASEAAAASGASAAAAPTALTSNGLASMLVRQGSRWTTEIGGALKESLRSLLDVGSVGSWWHDRLVRADERADLTHAIWIIIAVLVPALLVEWFAKRLLRRALAAVAARRADTSRRTAPDSVTPDDDNAPPPDTSDPPDAAPASSQDHGHARRHTTLLHRMPRALVSLALRAVPLLVFVGVASLTMSVIGDAGSPIEAALEALIDIYLICRLVTIVSRLFFQPDARQLRLLHISDAWADFAQRSITRIVIVVGACTAAVEIAANFGLSEAGHVALLKAVALVGHVMISVLILQCRRPVAARIRAAGADRPTFAVAGNALADAWAPVSVFIVMALWFVWALDVHNGYRVLISLGGRSIAVMIAMRMVSIVVFGALARLFQGRDEDRTLVHLHAYRYYPLLRQIVSGAIGIVTVVLLLQIWGVPIFRAFETGTIGHRLASALVTIAIAAIVALVVWEAANIAIERRLQRWTHEGNLVRAARLRTLLPMLRSLLFVMIALVVVLTGLSELGVNIGPLLAGASIFGVALGFGSQKLVQDFITGIFLLMENAMQVGDWVTLAGVSGTVEYLSIRTVRLRAGDGSLYTIPFSSVTTVNNTNRGLGNAAVKVSIAYGEDLDRAISTLKEIGAALRDDPKYHDGILSDFSYWGVDQVDGAALALAGQIQCTDSTRWSVQREFNRRIAETFRERGIRIANPQRSLVAYANGSRPVGNGESDSQDSNGNAAETAARPPSPGEPQRKPG